The DNA sequence ACATTTGAATTTACTCCGAACCAAAGGGCTTGATGCTGTTTTAAGAATAAACACCATTTTTTTTCATGACAAATTCACCAAAATATTAATCACAAAAGACAATTACTACTTATGACATCTCATAGACTTTTGTGCTAAATAGATGCAAGTTATTACACATTAATCTTTCTGTTTCTGAAGTTTGTTATTATTCTCACAATTTGACttaacagataaaaaaaaatttagaaGAGGAGTACATTGTTTGATATATCAAACACATATTAATGATGTAATCAGTAGAACTTTATGGCagatttgtctttgaaaagccATCCACGTGTATTCTGTCATCTACTAGAGTATGCAGACTACTTTAATGCACAAGGTTAGTAATAGGGTGTTAATAACAAGTGAGCATTTTCTCACAGAATGCAACTGAAAGTCACAAAAACgaaaattttgtttttacacaacaATCAGTGGGTTGGAAAATTAAAAGGAGCCGTGGTTTAACTAAAGGTTTAACATGGATCATGTGCAATATACATCCCCTATTTTTGGTGTCTTTATAGCAGCTATGCAACATCAGCCATGATGGGCTGAAGCCTCGTAAGGAGAAAGGGAATCCAAAGTTGTGTATGAACTGCTTGATTGTCACCTTACAACAACATTTTCTACACTTCAAAACAAGTTAAAGGGTGAATTCACCTCTATAGTGCATACAAATGTTGTTTAGTCATGTCGAGTCTGATTTGGCTCTTTGTTTGATAGGTAACAaccttaaataaacaaaaagtacGGAAATTTGCGTTTGGTCAATAATTTCTATGTTGTAACAATACGTCTCGGCAATAAATCTGAGTATGAGGGCTGCACCCATGAAAAACTTGTCAAATCTGGTTTGACATTGTTAAATTGCCAATATACTTTGTTTCTTCAGACTTCGATCGTCCAATCCAATAAGCACCAAACAAGAGTCAGTAGCAGAATAAGCTGAAGATTTGGCAAGGTTTTCATGGGTGCAACTCAcatactcaactctgctgctcaacccaaAAATACGttttccttacaaatgtggCAACATTTAAGGAGAAATTAACAGGCTTTCCagcactataatatttattacCAAGAAGCATTGTTACAACAGAGGACAACCAACCAAACAGTAATTTCCTTGGTTTTCGTACCAAGTTTTTAAGGAACTTAAAAGCTCGGTAAGATGTTGTTCTTCATGACGTGTCTCTTTAGTGTTTTCACAGAGCAAAGCTGTGCTTATACAAACTCAGTGGAGGTCAAAAGGTTTATGCTGTAGCTCATAATTAAAGAGGCAGACTGGCATTGTAGTAGTCTGACAGCCCCATCGTCTGTACTACAAGCAGCAGCTGGTTAGCTTAAAAACTGGAAATAAGAGGGCGGGGTAGAACTGCCAGCACAGATCACTCACAAACATTTTATAAATCATTTCTTCAAATTatacaaaagtgaaaaaaaattatatttaatgaCAAGCTAAGCTAAAACTGGTTGCTGTGCCTTTCATATTTACTGGTGAGATCTTAAAGTGGGGTTAGTTTTCTAATTTACTTATTGTAACTTTTTCTTTAAGGAGCATGATGAAATCAGACTTTACACAAAACACACCATGGATGCAATTACTATCTTATATACAAAAATGTGAGCGATGAATAAAAAGTTATTTGGGcttaaaaactacaaaaattggACGTTATATTTTCACACAGGTAAACTATATTGCAAGCTGTGTTTGACTGCACGACATTGTACAGATATATGCGGCAATGTGCCTGCTCCTTGTACAGTGTTAGTAACCCAGAGCCACAGGTGCCTGATAGTAGAACGAGCTGACCAAATTGAATGTGAAATCCACGAGAGTGTGTGCTTTTAATCTGTTTATAATGCAATTCTTTCTGCCACTCCACCCAAAGCTGGAGTATTTGAGAGAATTTCAAACCTCATTCATCACAGACATCAGCGACTCTAGGTCAAAATAATCCTTTGAAACATTTGTGCTCTTAAATCCTTGGCTTGAAGTTTAAACTCTGGAGGACCGAAGCACAGCGAATACGACGTCCTCCTCACCCAAGCCCTGCTCCATCTATGCAGAAGCCCAGCCGGGCCCAGTCAAGGCCAGCATCAGCGGCAAGATGAGGACAGCGCTAGGTGAACTTAGACTGGGAGAGGAGCTGGGACTGCACAGATCAAACAGACTTCCCTGGAAGCGTATCTTCCTGGAGTCCTGCCTCAGAGTCTCCCAGATGGAGCTGACTTCCTCCTGACAGTCGGACAGCGCCGTGAGGGCACAAGTGTGGAAAGCTTCCCAGTGGCTGTGGCAAATAAAAGGATCATCAGATTAGCACTGTGTCTGACATTTCACTCGGAAGTCATCCCCACAACAGCATGCAGACATGCACTGGCTGTGCCCGATTAATTTGCTTGCCAAAAATCCATCACTCAGACAGCTACGAAGGATGCAAGTAAGTCAAGCTGTGCTTTAATTACCATGGCAACTGTATGAGAGAGTGAAACAATATCACAGATGATATTGCAAGTGGGCAATTTTCAACCAAAGGATTAAGTGTAAATCTTTGTCTTCAGTGCACTGTGTTGGGGTTGTGGAGTGCATGCAGTAACAGTGACAAAGAACTTCCCCCGAATTTCATTACTGCTGCAGCGAGGTCATAAATTATTTAGCACAATGGCTCAGTGTCTCAGCACCATTCATTTCTCTAGTCTCCTCTTCTCTGGGATTGTGGCATCTGCTCCCTTTCTCTCCAGTATTTTGTTATGAGATGAATATTTCATGCTGTATCTGTCTATATTATTGCTCTCAATAACGCCTTATTTGATCCTAATTGAACTGAAAAACAATTTTGTGCACCAATGGGTTTCTTAATCGACCCATGAAAGCTGGTTTCTCTCTGCATTTCTTGTTCTCTCTGCTGGGGTTATCATTTGTATGTTAGTGCACATGAAAGCTCTACTCACAAAGAGTGATGAGAGCTCAAGCTCACAAAACTCTACAGGGAATGTTTCGTTGCTGCTCGTGCACTCGCCGGTAAAGTAATTCTCACCTGCACACAGCTGCCACTCCCCTCTCACTGGTCACGTTCTCCTGGTAGTTGTCCATGCTCTCTCCCAGCTCCAGGACACATTCGGAGAAGTCCTTATAAATGTTCTCACACTTCACATCGACAGAGTCTCCTGGCACCGCTAAGGACAGGAATACTGAAAAAACAGATACAGGAGACAGCTTTCTTTAGCACTTTTGTGATGCTTTGTCCACTGACGAGCTACAAATAACCATGAGAGACAAATCAGCATCCACTGTAAGTGCACATAAATCAAATTTCTTTCTCGCTAAGTGTCTGGCTTAAGATTTCAGACTACTTTCAGACATCACTTACGAATATACAACCTTTAAGCAAAGACCTCTCTATTACATTTATCATAATAAATACTATTACTCTTATTTAATTTGATAATTTAATTTGATTAGCAAAACTATGTGACAGGTTGTCAAACTTTCACACCAGAAGCTGAAAAAACCCCACCCCACACTCCATATTGCTTATCAATAAttaagagtgaaaaaaaaagagatccaAGTTAAATAAAGGTCAGCATCCgagaactctttttttttattttgcctaCCAAAAGATCACATTCATTCGGCTCATGCTCTTCCTGGTCGTCCAGCCCCACAGTTTTGGAGCAACTGCTCTAGACAGATGCAATGTGGTGACCACTGCAGCCCAAAGCTCGCTTTGTCAATAATAAACTGTACTGATTATAAAGTgcatatttctgtattttagtAAAAGTgacaaatgagtgaaaaaagaagaagaaaccatTCCGTGAGTTTTAGGTAAGCGTTTCGTGTAAGAAAGCTTGCACACTAAGTATAGATACAACACCCAGCTATCTACCGTCGCTACAAGCAGTTGGCAGTGGTACAGGTCTGATAACCATCATGCAACACTGATGGGGATAAATAAGCTTACGGTCACAGCACCTACATTCTGCTGCAAGAagattaaaagaagaaaaaaagaagacggCTTTCTGTGCCAAACCATCCCAACTGGCTCCCACCATAAAGCGACTGAGATTGAGATACCGTACCGGTGGCAAAGGCAACAATCCATCCGATCTTCGTCGACATGAAAAATCCCATATCATCCCATTTCAAGCCGAGCGGAGGGCGCGGGATGCTGCTGAGGCGccgaaataaaataaaataaagcgtCTCTGAGTCACACGGAGGTGATTAGCTGCCCATCATTAATGTGAGTCGATGTGTATCAGTGATTGAGCGCCGATAAACACTTGGTAGGTGTGTATTCACAGTCTTTCCTTGCTCCGGCCGACTGCTGACGTTACCTGCCCCCCGGCGCGCGCTGAGCTCATCTTCCCCCTTCAGCACCGGACAGTTCTCACCTCCCCGAGCAGGAACCACGGCCCTGCTTCATCACCCGGTGCTTTTATGCTTCTGTTAGACACCTCACACAGGATGTCATCAAAGGATCTCAGCTTTTAcactatatctatatatatagatctatatttttttttccctcaatcACATATCTGAGGttgggaaaataaatatttactttgTTCCACAGGGAAAATGTGGAAATGTTGTGGAAACATGTAGCATTTGTCTTCTTCCtgatttttcctttctttctgcaGATTTCTGCACACTTTCA is a window from the Pelmatolapia mariae isolate MD_Pm_ZW linkage group LG5, Pm_UMD_F_2, whole genome shotgun sequence genome containing:
- the LOC134627890 gene encoding neuritin-like; translated protein: MGFFMSTKIGWIVAFATVFLSLAVPGDSVDVKCENIYKDFSECVLELGESMDNYQENVTSERGVAAVCSHWEAFHTCALTALSDCQEEVSSIWETLRQDSRKIRFQGSLFDLCSPSSSPSLSSPSAVLILPLMLALTGPGWASA